In Desulfosporosinus youngiae DSM 17734, the genomic stretch TGAAAGATTTGACGGCACAGGCTATCCAAACGGTAAGAAAGCTGAGGAGATCCACTTTCATGCCCGCGTTATCGCCGTAGCCGATGCCTTTGATGCGATGACCTCCGACCGCCCTTATCGTAAGAAAATGGCTTTAGAAACGGCAATAGAAGAGCTGAAGCTGAATGCCGGGAGACAGTTTGATCCGGAAATCGTGGAGGCTTTTTGTCAGATGCTGGCCGACAGCAATCTTAATGGAGTGAACGGTCAATTTCCCCCATGCCGTACCTCAACTCATCACAGCCCTCCGCAATATGGGTGTTAAAGCCGTATTTGACGTAAGCTTCGCCAAGGCTTAAGCGAGTACATTTTGGACTGCAAGCAGTATCATAGTGGGGATACGGATATTATTTGGCGTGACTGCGATTTGCGAAAG encodes the following:
- a CDS encoding DUF6273 domain-containing protein gives rise to the protein MLDCKQYHSGDTDIIWRDCDLRKWLNHEFYNAAFNDSEKRFIKIAQ